The Argentina anserina chromosome 3, drPotAnse1.1, whole genome shotgun sequence genome includes a region encoding these proteins:
- the LOC126787171 gene encoding uncharacterized protein LOC126787171, which produces MGKRDKKQRHQHRTSHRAAFHYTEQGEEGVSFESHAASKFTISEEEEEEEEEEVEVEEEEEKDEDGEEQEVEIEETDEHPSNDIPSKFLLYQQSVQSPKGDISYLQKFFLMYVGGRQPLHLLEDFCGTALLSAEWLRTDSRRTAVGLDLDVEALDWCMENNINKIGSDGYSRISLFHGNVLQPLEAKLIEFEPPELMKNLSLTQKTDGSENGGLESVLGWGSFSPHNVKYMKNHQLPARDIGCAFNYSCCCLHQRAELVLYFKHVLDVLSKKGGIFVMDLYGGTSSECKLRLQRKFANFTVQYFFLYSHYFLSCAVFWEQAEFDIIERKTRISLHFHPKKQQKKLRRAFSYSWRLWSLPEIKDCLKEAGFQSVHFWLREMQDTREIRKTEGFGAGRDIKYEEVTKFEQQDAWNAYVVAVA; this is translated from the exons ATGGGAAAACGAGACAAGAAACAGAGGCACCAACACAGAACCTCTCACAGAGCTGCCTTTCACTACACCGAACAAGGTGAAGAAGGTGTCAGTTTCGAAAGTCATGCTGCTTCCAAGTTCACTATTTccgaggaagaagaagaagaagaagaagaagaagtggaagtagaagaagaagaagaaaaagacgaAGAtggagaagaacaagaagtaGAGATTGAAGAAACTGATGAACACCCATCAAACGATATCCCCTCAAAGTTTCTTCTTTATCAACAATCTGTACAG TCACCAAAAGGAGACATAAGCTATTTGCAGAAGTTCTTTTTGATGTATGTGGGTGGGAGGCAACCTCTCCATCTTCTGGAAGATTTTTGTGGCACTGCTCTTCTTAG TGCAGAATGGCTCCGGACAGACTCGAGAAGGACTGCTGTAGGGTTGGATCTGGATGTAGAAGCGCTAGACTGGTGCATGGAGAACAACATAAATAAAATTGGGTCTGATGGGTATTCCAGAATTTCCCTCTTCCATGGGAATGTCTTGCAACCTCTCGAGGCCAAGCTAATTGAGTTTGAGCCCCCGGAGCTGATGAAAAATCTTTCGCTCACTCAAAAGACAGATGGTTCTGAGAATGGTGGACTTGAATCTGTTCTCGGATGGGGTTCTTTTTCTCCACATAATGTGAAGTACATGAAGAACCATCAGTTGCCTGCCAGGGACATCGGGTGTGCTTTTAATTACAGCTGTTGCTGTCTCCATCAACGTGCTGAACTGGTTTTGTATTTCAAGCATGTTCTTGATGTCTTGTCAAAGAAAGGCGGAATATTCGTAATGGATTTGTATGGTGGTACATCATCAGAGTGCAAGCTAAGGCTTCAAAGAAAATTTGCCAATTTCACGGTACAATACTTCTTTCTATATTCCCATTACT TTTTGTCTTGTGCAGTATTTTGGGAGCAAGCAGAATTTGATATCATTGAGCGCAAAACAAGGATTAGTCTCCATTTCCATCCAAAAAAGCAGCAGAAGAAACTTCGACGTGCATTTTCATACAGCTGGAGGCT GTGGTCATTGCCTGAGATTAAAGATTGCTTAAAAGAGGCAGGTTTTCAATCTGTTCACTTTTGGTTGCGTGAGATGCAAGACACCAGAGAAATCAGAAAAACAGAAGGTTTCGGTGCTGGCCGAGACATAAAATATGAAGAGGTTACCAAATTTGAGCAACAAGATGCTTGGAATGCATATGTCGTAGCTGTTGCCTAG